The following DNA comes from Oscillospiraceae bacterium.
TGGCACAACCAACTGGGTTGCTCTATACGGAACAGTCGATAAAGCGTCCTGCCGCGGAGTCGGTGTTGTTGAGGCGGATATTCCCGGTTTCTCACAGCTGCGCGGTATCGTAGAAGGTGCTATGTCTGTTTTGCAGTATAATATTCCGGTATTGTCGTTGCTTTTGAGTATTGGCTTCCTGTTCTGGGTGGCCGCCTATGCGGCATTTCAGATGATTGTACAGAAACGGAAAAAGCAGCTGATCAGTTTACTGCCGCTGTTCCTTTTGTGGTTGACGCTGATGGTGGCTACGCCGACTTTCTGCGAGTTCCGGTATATGTTTGCGTATGCCACTGCATTCCCGCTGATTGTGCTGCTGGCGTTTCCCCAAAAGCTGGCGAAGAAAGGAGCTCTGCCAAAAACACCCCAGAACTATACAAAAAGAGAATAGCTGCTTCTTGATTTAAATAGACAAAAAACGCGGCGTATCCGCAAATGGGATACGCCGCGTTTTCCTGTTCTTTTATAGGAGTCAGCGTTTTAGCAGCAGGCTCTTGATGTCGACAGACTTTGAAATCATGCCGGCCTCTTTCAAAAAGGCTTCGGTCGACTGCAAAGAAGCAATGTCTGTGTCAGAAATCGTGCTGTCAAAGTCATAGAGCTTGTACATTTCTTTGACAGCGCCGATGTCAAGGTCAGTGGCCTTAGCAGTCATTTTCATAGAATTTTCGTAATTTTTGCTGATGTACTGTAAGGTTCCTTTCTGTACCTGAAGGAAAGTATTCACCAAATCTTTATTTTCATTGTAAAACTTCTGTGTGGTGGCGGTCACACTGGTCCCGGTAATCAGGCCGTCGCCATTGGTAACCATGTGAAAGCCTTTTTTCTGGCAGTTGTAGGCATTTGGCCCGGCAAGAAGGGCAGCGTCTACGCTGCCGCCCTCCAGCGCTGCGCGCGCGTTGGGGATACTCATGGAAACAAAGTGAACGTCCTTTAGGGTCAGGCCGCCGGTCTTCAGGTAGGCAGCAAGCATCTCATGCAGGGTGGTGCCTTTTGGTCCGGCAATGGTTTTTCCTTTCAGGTCGGCAGGCGACTTGACCGCTGCATTTTTGGAAAACAGCATAAAGGCCTTTGGCGCACGGCAATACATACTCAATATTTTAATATCTGCACCGCCTGCGGCTGAGATAATAACCGAGGCGCCGCCCACGTTGTTGAGCAGCTGAATTTTCCCGGAAGCAAGCGCTGCAGTCTGGTCTGCGCCGGAGGTCAGGTTCGAGTACTCCATACCCACGCCTTTTGCCTTGTAGGCGGTTTCAAAACTGGAACGCGCTTTTTCGACGATCGTCGGTACATTTAAAGGGGACTGCACATAGGTAATGACAACTTTGTCTGCGCTGTGTGACGCTGCACTGCTCTGAGCGGCAGACGAAATGGCGGCGCTTTTGCCGCAGCCGGCTAGAGACAGGGCCAAAAGACTGCCGCACAGCAGGGCGGCGGTCAGGCGCTTGATTATCGTTTTGTTCTTTTTCATTTTTTAGCTCCTCTGGTAAGATTTATTTCTATCCATACGGATTGATAGCTACGATGTTTTCATAACGCTTAAAATTTCGCGTTTGATGCCGATAAACGGCTCTGAAAGAATGTCACGTGCACCGCTCGCAGGAAGGGAAAAAGTCTTTGCGGCGGTCCCGCCTGAGAGCACGGTAATGGTATCGCCCAAAATCAGCGCCTCGTCAATGTTGTGTGTGACAAA
Coding sequences within:
- a CDS encoding NrtA/SsuA/CpmA family ABC transporter substrate-binding protein, with translation MKKNKTIIKRLTAALLCGSLLALSLAGCGKSAAISSAAQSSAASHSADKVVITYVQSPLNVPTIVEKARSSFETAYKAKGVGMEYSNLTSGADQTAALASGKIQLLNNVGGASVIISAAGGADIKILSMYCRAPKAFMLFSKNAAVKSPADLKGKTIAGPKGTTLHEMLAAYLKTGGLTLKDVHFVSMSIPNARAALEGGSVDAALLAGPNAYNCQKKGFHMVTNGDGLITGTSVTATTQKFYNENKDLVNTFLQVQKGTLQYISKNYENSMKMTAKATDLDIGAVKEMYKLYDFDSTISDTDIASLQSTEAFLKEAGMISKSVDIKSLLLKR